GCGAGTTGCGCCCTGCCAATGCGGCGAAGTGACGGTTTTGTGATGGTTTCTCGGCCCGGCTGGTGCGATAGACCGGGTTCACGGTTCCATGTTCGTCGGGCCGCGTTGGTCGTGGCGTAGAGAGTATCGCGTCGATGTCGCTGATCCGTGTCACGCGTCGTACCAAGCTCGTCCGTTGGGGCGTGATCGCGGCCGTGGTCTGCGTGCCGCTGCTCCTGCTCGTGCTGACGCTGCTGGTGGGGCGCGGCTTCGACGAGACGGCGGCGCTGCGCCGCGAAGTGGTCCGCTCCTATGAGGCGCGCGCCGATCTCCAGCGGATATTTTCGCTGCACCAGGATCTCGAGACGGGGCAGCGCGGCTTCGTGATCACCGGGGATCCGCAGTTCCTGACGCCGTATTTCGCCGCCACGCAGCAGATCGATGCGGCGTTTTCGGCGCTCGACGGCAATTTGCCCGCCGACGCGCGATACCGGCCCGCGCTTGCCGAGCTGCGTCGCGTGTCGCTGGCGAAGCGCGGCTTCGTCGCCCGCTCGATCGGTCTGACTCGCGCAGGCGATCCCGATGCGTCGCGGCATCTTGTGGCCAATGGCGAAGGCAAGCGCCTGATGGATCGCATCCGCGCATTGACCGGGCAAATTGCCGATGCCGAACGTCGCGAACTGGAGCGCGTCACCGCCGATGCCGAGGCGGCCCGCATCCAGCTGCGCAACGAGACGTTCGCGCTGCAGACGGTGTTGCTCCTGATGCTCGCGGCCGCGGGGCTGTTCGTCGTCCGCAGTAATGCGGCGCGGGATCGCGCCCGGCGCCGGTCGGACGATCTCGCGGCGCGGCAGGAAGCGATTTTCGACAGCGCCAAGGATGGCATGATCGTGCTGAACGGCAGCGGCAGCATCGAGAGCCTCAATCCCGCGGCGGCGCGAATGTTCGGCTTTGCGCCGAACGCATTGCTCCGCCGCGATATAGGGATATTGTTCGACGTCGCACCCGATCGTGGCCGGGTGGAGAGTTTCCTGCGCCGGCTCAAGACCACTCGCAACGGCTCCGCCGGCGAGGTCCAGGAATTCACCGGCTGCCGGAACGACAAATCGTCCTTCCCCCTCGAAGTCTCGCTCAGCGCGGTGCCGCTGGCCGATACCACGCTGTTCCTGGCGGTCTGCCGCGATATCAGCGAACGCCGCGAGATCGAGCAGATGAAGGGCGAATTCGTCGCGACGGTGAGCCACGAGCTGCGCACCCCGCTGACGTCGATCGCGGGATCGCTGGGACTGATCACCGGCGGCGCGGCGGGGGCGATTCCCGCAAAGGCGCTTCGCCTCGTCCAGATCGCCCAGAGCAATTCGGCACGCCTGGTACGGCTGATCAACGACATTCTCGACATCGAGAAGATCGAAGCCGGGCAGATGAGCTTCGACATCAAGCCGATCGACCTCGACCATATCCTGCGCCGCGCAGTGCGCGACAATGCCGGGTTCGCCGCCGAATATGGCGTGCGGGTGGAGCTGGCGCCGCCGCCAGCGAACGCAGCGGTGCTCGCCGACGAGGACCGGCTGACGCAGGTGATCACCAACCTGCTTTCCAACGCGGTGAAATTCTCGCCGCGCGAGGGTGTCGTGCGGCTGAGCGTCCACGCGCTCGACCGTCGTTTCCGGATCGACGTCGCGGACAAGGGGGAGGGGATCCCCGAGGCGTTGCGCGAGCGCATTTTCGAGAAGTTCGCACAGGCGGACAATTCCGACGCGCGCCAGAAGGGCGGCACCGGGCTAGGGCTCAGCATCGTCCGGGAGATCGTCACGCGGCTCGGCGGCGATGTCGGTTTCGACAGCCGGATCGGCGAGGGTACGACTTTCCATGTCGATCTGCCCGCCGCCGGCACGATCGCGACAGCTGCCGCACCTGTCGCCCCGGCCCGGGACAAGACCGGCTTCCCGGCGATCCTCCACGTCGATGACGACCCGGACATGCTGCGGGTCCTGTCGAGCGTGTTCGAGGATCGCGCCGAACTCTATTCGACACCCAGCGTCGTCGAAGCGCGCGCGGCGATCCGCCACACCGGTTTCGACGCGGCGATCCTCGATATCGGCCTCGTCGATGGAAGCGGTCTCGAACTGGTGCCCGTGCTCCGCCAGCGAAACGCCGCGATGCCGATCATCGTCTTCACTGCACAGGAAATCGACCCGGTGGAAGTCGAGGGCGTCGATCTGGTGCTGGTCAAGTCGCGGGCGAGCCTCGACCGGGTGGTCGATGCAGTGATGCGGATGATCGGCGACCGGGGGAGGGCGCTGCGATGACTCGGATCCTCTATGTCGACGACGAAGCGGATATCCGCGAAGTCGCGCAGATGTCGCTCGAGCTGGATCCCGAGTTCGAGGTACGGACCTGCGCGTCGGGCGCCGCTGCAATCGCGGACGCGGCCGCGTGGGTGCCGCATCTGATCCTGCTCGATGTGATGATGCCGGGGATGGATGGCCCTACGGTCTTCGCGCAGCTGCGCGACCAGCCGGCGACGGCGGGGATTCCCGTGGTGTTCATCACTGCCAGGACCCAGACGTCCGAAGTCCAGGCCTTTATCGAGATGGGTGCGCGGGGAGTTCTGGCCAAGCCTTTCGACCCGATGATGCTGGCCGCGCGCGTGCGCGACTTGCTCGAATGACGGAATTCGACGCGCGGCTGCAGGCGTTCCGCCGACGCTTCATCGAGCAAGCCGTCATCGACGCGGACGAGATCGAGCGATGTGCCACGCAGGGCGACTGGCACGCGGTTCGCGATCGCAGCCATGGCCTGGTCGGGCGCGCCGGCATGTTCGGGTATGTCGCGCTGTCCGACACCGCCAAGATCCTCGAGCAGGCGATCGAGGACGGCGAGGCGGGCGAACCCCTGCAGCCTTTGGCGGCCACCCTCGTCTCGCAGCTCCGCGACCTGCCCAACGAGACCTGATCCGCCGGAAAACTTCGAGCGCATGTCCGGTTCTGCGCGCCGGTGCCGTTTGGATTGGTGAGGAGGCCGCGCCCATAGCCCGGCCGAGCGGGAGCCTGGACATGTCGATCTTGCGTTTCACTTCTGCCTGCGCGGCCGCCGCGCTCGGCTTCGTCGTTCAACCCGCCGCCGCGCAAGTGGTGGTGATCGGCGGTCCTTCGACGATCGGCGCCGATTCCGCGTCGGGCCAGGCCATCCGCATCGTCTCGGCAAATTCGGGCGGCGCGCGGGTTTCGATCGACACCGATCCTGATGTCGCGCTGGTCTGCGACGACAAGCCGCAGAAGACGACCTGCCACGCCTGGGTGAAGACCGGATCGGTAATTCGCGTGGCGCTGCGCCGACCTGCGGGCCCGCGCACGCCATTGGGACAGGGCGAGGCGCCTGCGCCGGGGCAATGGTCCTATGACTGCGTCGGCACCACCGGGCCGGACTGTACCGTGCGGATGAGCCAGACGCGGACGGTGTTCGTTGATTGGGCCGCTGCCCCGAAGCGCGCGCAATGAACCGCGGCGCGATGCGGAGCGCTGCCGGGCTCAGTGCGCTGACGCTGCTCCTGGCGGGATGCGGCGGACCTGGCGGTGGTGGCGCAAACACGGGCGAAACCACGAGCACGGCTACCGGCGGCAGCTGGAACGCGCGCGATGCCTGCACGTCGCTGGGGCGCGACAAGGCGGCGGTCGCCGGGGGCGCGGCAGTCACCGATGCCAAGCTCGAGGAGATGTCGGCGGGCGGCGGGGGACTGGCCGTGGTCTCGATGTGTACGTTCACCTACGCCAATGGAGCGACATTGATGATCGTCGCGCGCGAGGCGCCCGATGCGGATGC
This genomic stretch from Sphingomonas sp. LM7 harbors:
- a CDS encoding ATP-binding protein, coding for MSLIRVTRRTKLVRWGVIAAVVCVPLLLLVLTLLVGRGFDETAALRREVVRSYEARADLQRIFSLHQDLETGQRGFVITGDPQFLTPYFAATQQIDAAFSALDGNLPADARYRPALAELRRVSLAKRGFVARSIGLTRAGDPDASRHLVANGEGKRLMDRIRALTGQIADAERRELERVTADAEAARIQLRNETFALQTVLLLMLAAAGLFVVRSNAARDRARRRSDDLAARQEAIFDSAKDGMIVLNGSGSIESLNPAAARMFGFAPNALLRRDIGILFDVAPDRGRVESFLRRLKTTRNGSAGEVQEFTGCRNDKSSFPLEVSLSAVPLADTTLFLAVCRDISERREIEQMKGEFVATVSHELRTPLTSIAGSLGLITGGAAGAIPAKALRLVQIAQSNSARLVRLINDILDIEKIEAGQMSFDIKPIDLDHILRRAVRDNAGFAAEYGVRVELAPPPANAAVLADEDRLTQVITNLLSNAVKFSPREGVVRLSVHALDRRFRIDVADKGEGIPEALRERIFEKFAQADNSDARQKGGTGLGLSIVREIVTRLGGDVGFDSRIGEGTTFHVDLPAAGTIATAAAPVAPARDKTGFPAILHVDDDPDMLRVLSSVFEDRAELYSTPSVVEARAAIRHTGFDAAILDIGLVDGSGLELVPVLRQRNAAMPIIVFTAQEIDPVEVEGVDLVLVKSRASLDRVVDAVMRMIGDRGRALR
- a CDS encoding Hpt domain-containing protein, whose protein sequence is MTEFDARLQAFRRRFIEQAVIDADEIERCATQGDWHAVRDRSHGLVGRAGMFGYVALSDTAKILEQAIEDGEAGEPLQPLAATLVSQLRDLPNET
- a CDS encoding response regulator, which encodes MTRILYVDDEADIREVAQMSLELDPEFEVRTCASGAAAIADAAAWVPHLILLDVMMPGMDGPTVFAQLRDQPATAGIPVVFITARTQTSEVQAFIEMGARGVLAKPFDPMMLAARVRDLLE